The genomic segment CTTTCCGGGCTACGTCGCAGTCCCATAACTGGCGGCCTGCCCAAGGTATGTCCTCCACCTGAAGGACTACTCCATGGTCTTTGATTTCACCGTTCATAATGTCGTCGGTGGAGAAAACATGATAGTCTTTCATGTTGAAATGATCGCCATTGTCGTTTTCTTCGATACCGCTTTCCCAGTCATGGCTGGGGTAGATGTAAACTCTGTTGTTGAAAACATGTACGGCAGGGTCTGCCATATAATCTCCCGGAACTAAGTATCTCATTTCTTTTTTCATGGTGAATCAGAATTTAGTTATAAGTTATTGAATTATTTTTTATAGAATTTGAATTATTACTTGCCTGTTTTTGCATTGCTGTTGAACTTTTAATAGTCTGCTTTGCTTCTTCGTTCTTTCAGTTCGGCCTGCATACGTTCGTTATACTCTTTGGTAATGGGGTAGAAGTAGAGGGCGATAACGCCTACAAAGAATGTCGCAGCAGGAATCAAACTGGATGAAAGCAGGATGCCTTGGATGGCAGAGTCTGTCTGCTCCGTTCCTGCTCCCGACACATAACCGAAACCGGAAAGAAGGAAACCCAATATGGCGCCACCGATGCCCAGACCGGCTTTCAATGCAAAGACAACTCCGGCAAAGACGAAGCCTGTGGCACGCCGGTGGTTGACATATTCTGAATGGTCGGCTACATCGGCAATCATGGCCCACAGCAGAGGCACTGTCGGGGCATATGCAAGGCTCTTGAGGAAGTTCAGCACGAACATCGTCTCTACATCTGTTTCGTTGGGGAAATAGAAGAAGGCTGTGAACAGTGCAGTCAACGCAAGGCAAATGATGAATACGCGCTTCTTGCCGTAACGGTTTGCCAGAAAACTGGAAAGCAGGATTACGCCAAAGAACTGAACCAATGCACCCAGCATGTTGAATACGCCAAAACCTACCTCGTATGCTTTGTCCGGACTGCTGACTATTAATCCGAAAGCATTTAATATGCTGTATCCTACTCCGTCTCCGGCTTCAGTGGCCACTAAGCCTATCTTGTCAAGGAAGGCATAAAGCGCACCGGCGTCTACATAGTTCTCGAAATAATAGTTCATTGCGCTTCCCCACATGGCAAGGGTCGTAAATATGAATAATGTCAGAATGAACATAG from the Bacteroides eggerthii genome contains:
- a CDS encoding MFS transporter, translated to MNTLNQKVSIAEKIGYSLGDCSANFVFQMMMIYQTKFYTDVFGLEGAVAGSVMLLARIVDAFVDPTVGILSDRTKSKWGKYRPWVLWTALPFMVFYILAFYNPGIEDKGLVALYATISYTLLMTLYSFNNTPYASLGGVMTSDIKERNSITSIRFVAATIAQFIVQGLTLPLVSKFAGESGDKGHGWLCTISLFAVIGLVFLVITFFSARERITPPISQKTDTKQDIKDVFKNIPWRAMFILTLFIFTTLAMWGSAMNYYFENYVDAGALYAFLDKIGLVATEAGDGVGYSILNAFGLIVSSPDKAYEVGFGVFNMLGALVQFFGVILLSSFLANRYGKKRVFIICLALTALFTAFFYFPNETDVETMFVLNFLKSLAYAPTVPLLWAMIADVADHSEYVNHRRATGFVFAGVVFALKAGLGIGGAILGFLLSGFGYVSGAGTEQTDSAIQGILLSSSLIPAATFFVGVIALYFYPITKEYNERMQAELKERRSKADY